A single window of Mycolicibacterium madagascariense DNA harbors:
- a CDS encoding PE-PPE domain-containing protein, with amino-acid sequence MHPVVAIAETRIGINGGRPSTWPFLQGALAGQGLTQQGWLDFGARVGENWLPGTTGVALDYPAQLGPISGPGALSGDASTDIGAQKLDAMIKDLYVKGQPLAVAGLSEGTLVIDQELVALQNDPNAPAPADLTFYVFGDMARGLGHMYFSGMTVPFFGKTFGPLPDSQYDTVVVNEQWDGWANPPDRPWNLLADVNAAMGAVYTYKGSNDHSQSSLDSMADAVLVSQTTSSRGGVTSTYIVPRKQLPITKPLLQLGVPQATVDQIDDLLRPLIATGYSSMTPHLGPYVDAGKLVWTPPKPKTLPAKTSDAATVSAVQASAVKSEAVKSAAAKSDTAKSDGTKPTAAAKPVAKVDAAKPSTKDDAAKPTTKDDDAAKPSTKDDAAKPSTKDDAAKPSTKDDDAAKPAKKRQTTHVKAADGADSSAQSGADQDTAKPAKKPKAKKAAKESKAAASAAA; translated from the coding sequence GTGCACCCGGTCGTTGCGATCGCGGAGACCCGCATCGGCATCAACGGGGGTCGTCCGAGTACGTGGCCGTTCCTGCAGGGGGCGCTGGCCGGTCAGGGCCTGACACAGCAGGGGTGGCTGGACTTCGGCGCCCGGGTGGGGGAGAACTGGCTGCCGGGCACGACGGGCGTGGCGCTGGACTACCCGGCGCAGCTGGGGCCCATCTCCGGTCCGGGTGCGCTGTCCGGTGACGCGTCGACCGACATCGGGGCGCAGAAGCTCGACGCGATGATCAAGGACCTCTACGTCAAGGGGCAGCCCCTGGCCGTTGCGGGCCTCAGCGAGGGCACGCTGGTGATCGACCAGGAGTTGGTCGCGCTGCAGAACGACCCGAACGCCCCGGCCCCCGCCGACCTCACGTTCTACGTATTCGGCGACATGGCAAGGGGATTGGGCCACATGTACTTCAGTGGCATGACGGTGCCGTTCTTCGGCAAGACGTTCGGGCCGCTGCCCGACAGCCAGTACGACACGGTGGTGGTCAACGAGCAGTGGGACGGTTGGGCCAATCCGCCGGACCGGCCGTGGAACCTGCTTGCCGACGTGAACGCCGCCATGGGCGCGGTGTACACCTACAAGGGGTCCAACGACCATTCGCAGTCGTCGCTGGACAGCATGGCCGATGCGGTGCTGGTGTCCCAGACGACGAGTTCACGCGGCGGCGTCACCTCCACGTACATCGTTCCGCGCAAACAACTTCCGATCACCAAGCCCCTGCTGCAGCTCGGCGTTCCGCAGGCGACCGTCGATCAGATCGACGACCTGCTGCGGCCGCTGATCGCGACGGGCTACTCCAGCATGACCCCGCACCTGGGGCCCTACGTCGACGCTGGCAAGCTGGTGTGGACGCCCCCCAAGCCGAAGACGTTGCCCGCCAAGACTTCTGACGCCGCGACGGTCAGCGCGGTGCAGGCCTCGGCCGTGAAGTCTGAGGCAGTGAAGTCCGCGGCTGCGAAGTCGGACACCGCGAAGTCGGACGGTACAAAGCCCACCGCCGCCGCCAAGCCGGTCGCGAAGGTCGACGCCGCCAAGCCGTCAACCAAAGATGACGCCGCCAAGCCGACCACGAAGGATGACGACGCCGCCAAGCCGTCAACCAAAGATGACGCCGCCAAGCCGTCAACCAAAGATGACGCCGCCAAGCCGTCCACGAAGGATGACGACGCCGCCAAGCCGGCCAAGAAGCGCCAGACCACGCACGTCAAGGCTGCCGACGGAGCCGACTCCAGTGCCCAGTCCGGTGCCGACCAGGACACGGCCAAGCCGGCCAAGAAGCCCAAAGCGAAGAAGGCGGCCAAGGAGTCCAAGGCCGCGGCCAGCGCCGCTGCGTGA
- a CDS encoding sensor histidine kinase: MSSQPSPARSPAKRGELRIYLGAAPGVGKTFAMLGEAHRRLERGTDLVAAIVETHGRKRTAELLEGIELIAPHLVTYRGSQFPELDVEAVLRRRPEVVLVDELAHTNTPGSKNAKRWQDVDELLDAGITVVSTVNVQHLESLNDVVAKITGIVQQETVPDEVVRRADQIELIDITPEALRRRLSHGNVYAPERIDAALSNYFRQGNLTALRELALLWLADQVDAALAKYRADHEISDTWEARERVAVAVTGGAESETLVRRAFRIASRSSAELMVVHVVRGDGLTGVSAPQMGRIRELAASLGATVHTVAGEDVPGALLDFAREMNATQLVLGTSRRSRWARILDEGIGATTVQRSGTIDVHLVTHEQAGGAPGWQPTAREQRVASWLAAVAVPSATCAVVALFLDGFLGIAGESALFFVGVVAVALLGGVVPAAASAMLSGLLLNYFLVAPRHSFTIADPDSAVTVLVLLLVATAVAALVDRAAKRTREARRASQEAELLALFAGSVLRGADLDTLLERVRETYSQRAVSILRERDGTGRIIASVGTDPCVDVQSADTAIEVGDDEFWMLMGGRQLAARDRRVLTAVATQAAGLVRQRELLAEAGHAEAIARADELRRSLLSAVSHDLRTPLAGAKAAVSSLRADDVGFSPEDTAELLATVEESIDQLTALVGNLLDSSRLAAGVVHPELRRVYLDEIVHRALVGLPRGTTELGRIKVDVGDTAVLADGGLLERVLVNVVDNATRYARDGMVRVTAGRVGDRVLISVIDEGPGVRRDLVDELFAPFQRLGDHDNTTGVGLGLSVAKGFVDAMGGSISATDTPGGGLTVEIDLAAA; encoded by the coding sequence GTGAGTTCGCAGCCGTCACCCGCCAGGTCACCCGCCAAGCGGGGTGAGTTGCGCATCTACCTCGGCGCGGCGCCGGGCGTCGGAAAGACCTTCGCGATGCTCGGCGAGGCCCACCGCAGACTGGAGCGCGGCACCGACCTCGTCGCCGCGATCGTGGAGACCCACGGCCGCAAGCGCACCGCCGAACTCCTCGAGGGCATCGAGCTGATCGCCCCGCACCTGGTCACCTACCGCGGCTCGCAGTTCCCCGAGCTCGACGTCGAGGCCGTCCTGCGGCGCCGGCCCGAGGTGGTCCTCGTCGACGAGCTCGCCCACACCAACACCCCCGGCTCGAAGAACGCCAAGCGCTGGCAGGACGTCGACGAGCTCCTCGACGCCGGCATCACCGTCGTCTCGACCGTCAACGTCCAGCACCTCGAGAGTCTCAACGACGTCGTCGCGAAGATCACCGGCATCGTCCAGCAGGAGACGGTGCCCGACGAGGTGGTCCGCCGGGCGGATCAGATCGAGCTCATCGACATCACGCCGGAGGCGTTGCGCCGCAGGCTCTCTCACGGCAACGTCTACGCCCCCGAACGCATCGACGCCGCGCTGAGCAACTACTTCCGCCAGGGCAATCTCACGGCCCTGCGAGAACTCGCGCTGCTGTGGCTCGCGGACCAGGTCGACGCCGCGCTCGCGAAGTATCGCGCCGACCACGAGATCAGCGACACCTGGGAGGCCCGCGAGCGCGTCGCGGTCGCCGTCACCGGCGGCGCGGAGTCGGAGACGTTGGTGCGCAGGGCGTTTCGCATCGCGTCGCGATCCAGTGCCGAACTGATGGTCGTGCACGTCGTTCGCGGGGACGGTCTGACGGGGGTCTCGGCTCCGCAGATGGGCAGGATCCGCGAGCTCGCCGCGAGCCTCGGCGCCACCGTGCACACCGTGGCCGGCGAGGACGTGCCCGGCGCGCTGCTCGACTTCGCCCGCGAGATGAACGCCACCCAGCTCGTGCTCGGCACGTCGCGACGGTCCCGCTGGGCCCGCATCCTCGACGAGGGCATCGGCGCGACGACGGTGCAGCGCTCCGGCACGATCGACGTCCACCTCGTCACCCACGAACAGGCCGGGGGCGCGCCCGGGTGGCAACCGACCGCCCGGGAGCAGCGGGTTGCGTCGTGGCTCGCCGCGGTGGCGGTGCCCTCGGCGACGTGCGCCGTGGTGGCCCTGTTCCTCGACGGGTTCCTCGGCATCGCCGGGGAGAGCGCGCTGTTCTTCGTGGGCGTCGTGGCGGTGGCCCTGCTTGGGGGCGTCGTCCCCGCCGCGGCCTCGGCCATGCTGTCGGGCCTGCTGCTGAACTACTTCCTGGTGGCCCCCCGCCACAGCTTCACCATCGCCGATCCCGACAGCGCCGTCACGGTCCTGGTGCTGCTGCTCGTCGCGACCGCGGTGGCCGCACTGGTCGACCGGGCGGCCAAGCGCACCAGGGAGGCCAGGCGCGCGTCGCAGGAGGCCGAGCTGCTGGCACTGTTCGCCGGCTCGGTATTGCGTGGCGCCGACCTCGACACCCTCCTGGAACGGGTCCGTGAGACGTATTCTCAACGCGCAGTGAGCATCCTGCGCGAACGCGACGGCACCGGGCGGATCATCGCCAGCGTCGGCACCGATCCCTGCGTGGACGTCCAATCCGCCGACACGGCAATCGAAGTCGGCGACGACGAGTTCTGGATGCTGATGGGCGGACGGCAGCTGGCCGCCCGCGACCGGCGGGTGCTCACGGCCGTCGCCACGCAGGCGGCCGGTCTGGTGCGCCAGCGCGAACTGCTGGCCGAGGCCGGGCACGCCGAGGCGATCGCCCGCGCCGACGAACTGCGCCGCTCGCTACTGTCCGCCGTCAGCCACGACCTGCGCACGCCGCTGGCCGGGGCGAAGGCAGCGGTATCGAGCCTGCGCGCGGACGACGTCGGATTCTCCCCGGAGGACACCGCCGAGCTGCTCGCGACGGTCGAGGAGTCGATCGATCAGTTGACCGCGCTCGTCGGCAACCTGCTCGACTCCTCACGCCTAGCCGCCGGCGTCGTGCACCCGGAATTGCGCCGGGTCTACCTCGACGAGATCGTGCACCGCGCGCTCGTCGGATTGCCAAGGGGGACGACGGAATTGGGTCGCATCAAGGTCGACGTCGGCGACACCGCGGTGCTGGCCGACGGCGGGCTGCTGGAACGCGTGCTGGTCAACGTCGTCGACAATGCGACGCGGTACGCGCGCGACGGCATGGTCCGGGTGACGGCCGGTCGCGTGGGTGACCGCGTGCTGATCAGCGTCATCGACGAGGGCCCCGGCGTGCGACGCGATCTGGTCGACGAACTGTTCGCCCCCTTCCAGCGACTCGGCGACCACGACAACACCACCGGCGTCGGCCTCGGCCTCTCGGTGGCCAAGGGCTTCGTCGACGCCATGGGGGGGAGCATCTCCGCCACGGACACCCCCGGCGGCGGACTGACCGTCGAGATCGACTTGGCCGCAGCATGA
- a CDS encoding response regulator: MTRVLVIDDEPQILRALRINLSVRGYEVTTADTGAKALRVAAEHKPDVVVLDLGLPDMSGIEVLEGLRGWLTAPVIVLSARTDSSDKVEALDAGADDYVTKPFGMDEFLARLRAAVRRGAASVETDEPVVETAAFTVDLAGKKVTRRGAEVHLTPTEWGMLEVLVRNRGKLVGREELLREVWGPAYAKETHYLRVYLAQLRRKLEDDPSHPRHLLTETGMGYRFAQ, encoded by the coding sequence ATGACTCGCGTACTGGTGATCGACGACGAGCCGCAGATCCTGCGCGCACTGCGCATCAACCTCTCGGTCCGCGGATACGAGGTCACGACCGCGGACACCGGCGCGAAGGCCCTGCGCGTCGCCGCCGAACACAAACCGGACGTCGTCGTGCTCGACCTCGGGCTGCCCGACATGTCCGGCATCGAGGTGCTCGAGGGGCTGCGCGGGTGGCTGACCGCACCGGTCATCGTGCTGTCGGCGCGCACCGACTCCTCGGACAAGGTGGAGGCCCTCGACGCCGGCGCCGACGACTACGTCACCAAGCCGTTCGGGATGGACGAGTTCCTGGCCCGCCTGCGGGCCGCGGTGCGTCGCGGCGCGGCCTCGGTGGAGACCGACGAGCCCGTCGTGGAGACCGCGGCGTTCACCGTCGACCTCGCCGGCAAGAAGGTGACCCGCCGGGGCGCCGAGGTACACCTGACGCCCACCGAGTGGGGCATGTTGGAGGTGCTGGTCCGCAACCGCGGCAAGCTCGTCGGCCGCGAGGAGCTGCTCAGGGAGGTGTGGGGACCCGCCTACGCCAAGGAGACCCACTACCTGCGGGTGTACCTCGCCCAACTGCGTCGCAAGCTGGAGGACGACCCGTCGCACCCGAGGCATCTGCTCACCGAGACCGGCATGGGGTACCGATTCGCCCAGTGA
- a CDS encoding TetR/AcrR family transcriptional regulator: protein MRRDEGIKISTQLRPGRQRLSRDEVKDHQRTRILGALETAMSANGYHDTSVADIIKAAGVSRQTFYELFSSKQDCFMAGWARRQQTVIEAVADTSASAAPMERFATLLHAYLTVMATNPALSRLYLLGVYAAGADAMVERLTMQRQFVAVVAHVLDARGDEDRFACRALVSAISTLVTNALVDDDPQALLALYEPLLDVARRLLVPR from the coding sequence GTGCGACGCGACGAAGGCATCAAGATCAGCACTCAACTCCGGCCGGGGCGGCAGCGGCTAAGCCGCGACGAGGTCAAGGACCATCAGCGCACGCGCATCCTCGGTGCGCTCGAGACTGCGATGTCAGCAAACGGCTACCACGACACCAGCGTGGCCGACATCATCAAGGCGGCCGGCGTCTCCCGGCAGACGTTCTACGAATTGTTCAGCTCCAAGCAGGACTGCTTCATGGCCGGGTGGGCCCGCAGGCAGCAGACGGTGATCGAGGCCGTCGCGGATACGTCCGCCAGCGCCGCACCCATGGAACGCTTCGCGACGCTGCTGCACGCCTACCTCACCGTGATGGCCACCAACCCCGCCCTGTCGCGGCTGTACCTGCTGGGCGTCTACGCCGCCGGCGCCGACGCGATGGTCGAACGGCTGACGATGCAGCGCCAGTTCGTCGCGGTGGTCGCCCACGTGCTCGACGCCCGCGGCGACGAGGACCGCTTCGCGTGCCGGGCGCTGGTCTCGGCCATCTCGACGCTGGTGACCAACGCCCTCGTCGACGACGATCCGCAGGCCCTGCTGGCGCTGTACGAGCCGCTCCTCGACGTCGCACGCCGCCTGCTGGTGCCGCGGTAG
- a CDS encoding alpha/beta fold hydrolase: protein MTSFAPPIDGVRRSFVQARGVRFHVTESGPQDGRPVLALHGWPQHHWVYRDLLANPPQGLRIIAPDLPGYGWSGPAPHRWAKDDVADDVLALMDALGLDRVLLVGHDWGGFVGYRMVLKAPERFDGYLVMNMAHPWQTPRTILPHFWRFLAYQPFVASIGRFLQERTPYLERVVFAFGPKAHRISPADARVYAERFRDPVVARTATDTYRTFLLHELRSQARQPEVRRTSVPIRAVFGMADFAVHHSLASPATARADDYTFEPVESGHFVIDERPDVVRARLVALAAETG from the coding sequence ATGACTAGTTTTGCTCCCCCGATCGACGGGGTACGGCGGTCGTTCGTGCAGGCGCGTGGTGTGCGGTTCCACGTCACCGAATCCGGCCCGCAGGACGGTCGGCCGGTGCTCGCGCTACACGGCTGGCCGCAGCACCACTGGGTGTATCGGGATCTGCTCGCGAATCCGCCGCAGGGGTTGCGCATCATTGCTCCGGACCTGCCCGGCTACGGCTGGTCGGGACCCGCGCCGCACCGGTGGGCCAAGGACGACGTCGCCGACGACGTGCTGGCGCTGATGGACGCGCTCGGATTGGACCGGGTGCTGCTCGTCGGGCACGACTGGGGCGGGTTCGTCGGGTACCGCATGGTGCTCAAGGCGCCGGAGCGCTTCGACGGCTATCTGGTGATGAACATGGCCCATCCGTGGCAGACGCCCAGGACGATCCTGCCGCACTTCTGGCGGTTCCTGGCCTATCAGCCCTTCGTGGCGTCGATCGGGAGGTTCCTGCAGGAGCGGACGCCGTACCTGGAGCGGGTCGTCTTCGCCTTCGGTCCCAAGGCGCACCGAATCTCACCTGCCGATGCCCGCGTATATGCCGAGCGATTCCGCGACCCGGTGGTGGCCCGCACGGCGACCGACACCTACCGGACCTTCCTGCTGCACGAATTGCGTTCGCAGGCAAGGCAACCCGAGGTAAGACGGACATCCGTGCCGATCCGCGCGGTGTTCGGGATGGCCGACTTCGCGGTGCACCACTCGCTGGCGTCGCCGGCGACCGCGCGGGCCGACGACTACACCTTCGAACCCGTCGAGTCGGGACACTTCGTCATCGACGAACGCCCGGACGTCGTGCGCGCCCGCCTCGTCGCGCTGGCGGCCGAGACGGGTTAG
- a CDS encoding propionyl-CoA synthetase, with product MPGYRDLFDASIADPETFWAQAAQAVTWTRAPQTILDDSRPPFYRWFPDGELNTCANALDRHVDAGRGDQAALIYDSPLTDGKRTFTYRQLRDETARFAGVLRGLGVGKGDRVVIYLPMVPEAVIAMLASARLGAVHSVVFGGFAAHELAARIDDARPAAIVTASCGIEPTRIVDYKSIVDAALDLADHDTPACVVLQREQAPCELVAGRDVAWTDAMADAQPVDPVPVAATDPLYVLYTSGTTGKPKGIVRDNGGYAVALLWTMRHLYDVAPGEVFWTASDVGWVVGHSYIVYGPLLAGATTLLYEGKPVGTPDAGAYWRVVAEHGVKALFSAPTAIRAIKKDDPDGTHLDRHDLSGLRYLFQAGERLDPATYHWAVEKLGIPVVDHWWQTETGWAIAGAPMGVEAMPLKAGSATVPMPGFDVHVLRPDGTDCAPGEEGSICVKLPLPPGTLPTLWGDDERFVASYLSAFPGYYLSGDGGHFDEDGYLFVMGRTDDVINVAGHRLSTGAIEAVLATHPAVAECAVIGAADDLKGQVPRGFVVLKSGASADGLVGELVSAVRNTIGAVAALKRVDVVAALPKTRSGKILRKTMRGIADGRDEPVPSTIEDIGVLEALTPILRS from the coding sequence ATGCCCGGGTACCGCGACCTGTTCGACGCCAGCATCGCCGACCCCGAGACGTTCTGGGCGCAGGCAGCGCAGGCGGTCACCTGGACCAGGGCGCCCCAGACGATCCTCGACGACTCCCGCCCCCCGTTCTACCGCTGGTTTCCCGACGGGGAGCTGAACACGTGCGCCAACGCCCTCGACCGCCACGTCGACGCAGGCCGCGGCGATCAGGCCGCCCTGATCTACGACTCACCCCTGACGGACGGCAAGCGCACCTTCACCTACCGGCAACTCCGCGACGAGACCGCGCGCTTCGCCGGCGTCCTGCGCGGTCTCGGCGTCGGCAAGGGCGACCGCGTCGTCATCTACCTGCCGATGGTGCCCGAGGCCGTCATCGCGATGCTGGCCTCGGCCCGCCTCGGCGCCGTGCACTCAGTGGTGTTCGGCGGGTTCGCGGCGCACGAACTCGCCGCGCGCATCGACGACGCGCGCCCGGCGGCGATCGTGACGGCGTCGTGCGGCATCGAGCCCACCCGCATCGTCGACTACAAGAGCATCGTCGACGCCGCGCTCGACCTCGCCGACCACGACACCCCGGCGTGCGTGGTCCTGCAGCGCGAGCAGGCCCCGTGCGAGCTCGTCGCCGGCAGGGACGTGGCGTGGACCGACGCGATGGCCGACGCCCAGCCCGTCGACCCGGTGCCCGTGGCCGCGACCGATCCGCTGTACGTGCTCTACACCTCCGGCACGACGGGCAAGCCCAAGGGCATCGTCCGCGACAACGGCGGCTACGCGGTCGCGCTGCTGTGGACCATGCGACACCTCTACGACGTCGCGCCGGGCGAGGTCTTCTGGACCGCGTCGGACGTCGGCTGGGTCGTCGGGCACTCCTACATCGTCTACGGCCCGCTGCTCGCCGGGGCGACGACGCTGCTCTACGAGGGCAAGCCGGTCGGCACCCCCGATGCCGGTGCGTACTGGCGCGTCGTCGCCGAACACGGGGTCAAGGCGCTGTTCTCGGCACCGACGGCGATCCGCGCCATCAAGAAGGACGATCCCGACGGCACGCACCTCGACCGCCACGATCTCTCGGGGCTGCGCTACCTGTTCCAGGCGGGCGAACGGCTCGACCCCGCCACCTACCACTGGGCCGTGGAGAAGCTGGGCATCCCCGTCGTCGACCACTGGTGGCAGACGGAGACGGGCTGGGCGATCGCGGGCGCGCCGATGGGCGTCGAGGCCATGCCGCTGAAGGCGGGTTCGGCCACCGTGCCGATGCCCGGCTTCGACGTGCACGTGCTGCGACCCGACGGAACCGATTGCGCGCCAGGGGAAGAGGGCTCGATCTGCGTCAAGCTGCCGCTGCCCCCGGGCACGCTGCCGACGCTGTGGGGTGACGACGAGCGCTTCGTCGCGTCCTACCTGTCGGCCTTCCCCGGCTACTACCTGTCGGGTGACGGGGGTCATTTCGACGAGGACGGCTACCTGTTCGTCATGGGTCGCACCGACGACGTCATCAACGTTGCAGGACACCGACTTTCGACGGGCGCGATCGAGGCGGTGCTGGCGACGCACCCGGCCGTCGCGGAGTGCGCCGTCATCGGGGCCGCCGACGACCTCAAGGGTCAGGTGCCGCGCGGCTTCGTCGTGCTCAAGTCGGGCGCCTCGGCCGACGGGCTGGTGGGCGAGTTGGTCTCGGCCGTGCGCAACACCATCGGCGCGGTCGCCGCCCTCAAACGCGTGGATGTCGTTGCGGCACTACCGAAGACGCGATCGGGAAAGATCCTGCGCAAGACGATGCGCGGGATCGCCGACGGCCGCGACGAGCCGGTGCCCTCGACCATCGAGGACATTGGGGTGCTGGAGGCGTTGACGCCGATCCTGCGATCGTGA
- a CDS encoding Ppx/GppA phosphatase family protein — translation MTRVAAVDCGTNSIRLLIADVEDGRVRDVHREMRIVRLGEGVDATGRFAEAALERTRAALVDYAALLREHEVPTVRMVATSATRDAGNRDEFFAMTADVLGAAVPGAVAEVITGAEEAELSFRGAIGELDSAAAPFVVVDLGGGSTEVVLGSTDVDGAAPAATMGYASHSANIGCVRLTERCLRSDPPTAAEIADARAVVRDALAAAFADVPVERARTWVGVAGTMTTLAALAMNLVAYDSDVIHLSRVGFGDLTRVCDELLAMTRSQRAALGPMHEGRVDVIGGGAIVVQELARALGERAGIAELVVSEHDILDGIVLSIA, via the coding sequence ATGACCCGAGTGGCGGCCGTCGACTGCGGGACGAACTCGATCCGGTTGCTGATCGCCGACGTCGAGGACGGGCGCGTGCGCGACGTGCACCGCGAGATGCGCATCGTGCGACTGGGCGAGGGCGTCGACGCCACCGGCCGGTTCGCCGAGGCCGCACTGGAGCGGACCCGCGCCGCGCTGGTCGACTACGCCGCGCTGCTGCGGGAGCACGAGGTGCCGACGGTCCGGATGGTGGCGACGTCGGCGACCCGCGACGCCGGCAACCGCGACGAGTTCTTCGCGATGACCGCCGACGTCCTCGGCGCCGCCGTGCCCGGCGCCGTCGCCGAGGTCATCACCGGCGCCGAGGAGGCCGAGCTGTCCTTCCGCGGCGCCATCGGTGAACTCGATTCCGCGGCAGCGCCTTTCGTGGTCGTCGACCTGGGTGGCGGGTCGACGGAGGTGGTGCTCGGCTCGACCGACGTGGACGGAGCCGCCCCGGCGGCGACCATGGGCTACGCGAGCCACTCGGCGAACATCGGCTGCGTGCGGCTCACCGAGCGGTGCCTGAGGTCCGACCCGCCGACGGCCGCCGAGATCGCCGATGCGCGCGCGGTGGTCCGCGACGCGCTCGCCGCGGCGTTCGCCGACGTGCCGGTGGAGCGGGCCAGGACGTGGGTCGGCGTGGCGGGCACCATGACCACGCTGGCGGCGCTGGCGATGAACCTCGTCGCCTACGACTCGGACGTCATCCATCTGTCGCGGGTCGGCTTCGGCGACCTGACGAGGGTGTGCGACGAGTTGCTGGCCATGACCCGCAGCCAGCGCGCGGCGCTGGGCCCGATGCACGAGGGCCGGGTCGACGTCATCGGCGGAGGCGCCATCGTCGTGCAGGAGCTGGCCCGCGCCCTGGGCGAGCGCGCGGGCATCGCCGAGTTGGTCGTCAGCGAGCACGACATCCTCGACGGCATCGTCCTGTCGATCGCCTGA
- a CDS encoding DUF501 domain-containing protein yields MVDPADLDAVAQQLGREPRGVLEIAYRCPNGQPGVVKTAPKLPDGTPFPTLYYLTHPALTAAASRLESSGLMREMTERLAADEALAAAYRRAHESYLAERDAVEPLGTTFSGGGMPDRVKCLHVVIAHALAKGPGVNPFGDEALAVLADEPAMAGIIDREVWA; encoded by the coding sequence GTGGTTGACCCCGCCGATCTCGACGCCGTCGCCCAGCAGCTGGGCCGTGAACCGCGCGGTGTCCTGGAGATCGCCTATCGCTGCCCCAACGGCCAGCCCGGCGTCGTGAAGACGGCGCCGAAACTGCCTGACGGAACGCCCTTTCCGACGTTGTACTACCTGACCCATCCCGCGCTGACCGCGGCTGCCAGCCGGCTGGAGTCCTCGGGCCTGATGCGCGAGATGACCGAGCGGCTGGCCGCAGACGAGGCCCTGGCGGCCGCCTACCGCCGGGCCCACGAGTCCTACCTCGCCGAGCGCGATGCCGTCGAACCGCTCGGCACCACGTTCTCCGGCGGCGGCATGCCCGACCGCGTCAAGTGTCTGCACGTCGTCATCGCGCACGCGTTGGCCAAGGGTCCCGGCGTGAACCCCTTCGGCGACGAGGCGCTCGCGGTGCTGGCCGACGAGCCCGCGATGGCCGGGATCATCGATCGAGAGGTGTGGGCATGA
- a CDS encoding FtsB family cell division protein: protein MPDAKRPDPRRRAPASRPGKGGGRPRGASPIRREPRVIEPRPAPEAGADEFEDDDTPTGILQPIRQSIAESAEQQSEQRLGSAARRAAILAVVVCVLTLTIAGPVRTYFSQRTEIKQLADAQSQLRSQIADLQQQKIKLGDPVYIAAQARERLGFVMPGDIPYQVQLPPSGEAPVAAPGVDPAKPPSGQPWYTTLWHTIADAPHGVSQIPQGLDVAPAPPGPPGPPPAPESPPPPPPPPPGG from the coding sequence ATGCCCGACGCGAAGCGACCCGACCCGCGGCGGCGCGCACCTGCGTCCCGTCCGGGCAAGGGTGGCGGTCGCCCGCGTGGGGCATCCCCGATCCGGCGAGAACCGCGGGTGATCGAGCCGCGTCCGGCACCGGAGGCGGGCGCCGACGAGTTCGAGGACGACGACACCCCGACCGGCATCCTCCAGCCGATCCGGCAGTCGATCGCCGAGTCCGCCGAACAGCAGTCCGAACAACGGCTGGGGTCGGCGGCCCGCCGGGCGGCGATCCTCGCCGTCGTCGTGTGCGTGCTGACGCTCACCATCGCGGGGCCGGTGCGGACGTACTTCTCGCAGCGCACCGAGATCAAGCAGCTGGCCGACGCGCAGAGCCAATTGCGTTCGCAGATCGCCGATCTGCAGCAGCAGAAGATCAAGCTCGGCGATCCGGTGTACATCGCGGCGCAGGCGCGCGAGCGCCTCGGTTTCGTGATGCCCGGCGACATTCCCTACCAGGTGCAGCTGCCGCCGAGCGGTGAGGCCCCGGTCGCCGCGCCCGGCGTCGATCCCGCCAAGCCGCCCAGCGGGCAACCCTGGTACACCACGCTGTGGCACACCATTGCCGATGCGCCGCACGGGGTTTCGCAGATCCCGCAGGGTCTCGACGTGGCGCCTGCCCCGCCGGGGCCGCCGGGCCCGCCGCCCGCGCCGGAGTCTCCGCCGCCCCCTCCACCGCCGCCGCCCGGTGGTTGA